A window from Shewanella livingstonensis encodes these proteins:
- the glyA gene encoding serine hydroxymethyltransferase yields MLKKAMNIADYDPELFKAIEDETCRQEEHIELIASENYTSPRVMEAQGSQLTNKYAEGYPGKRYYGGCEYVDVVETLAIERAKELFGATYANVQPHSGSQANSAVFMALLQPGDTVLGMNLAHGGHLTHGSPVNFSGKLYNIIPYGIDEAGKIDYDEMERLAIEHKPKMMIGGFSAFSGIVDWAKMREIADKIGAYLFVDMAHVAGLIAAGVYPTPVPHAHVVTSTTHKTLAGPRGGIIISAADDEDLYKKLNSAVFPGGQGGPLMHVIAGKAVAFKEALEPEFKVYQQQVVKNAKAMVEVFLARGYKIVSGGTENHLMLVDLIGRDLTGKEADAALGSANITVNKNSVPNDPRSPFVTSGVRIGTPAITRRGFKEAEAKELTGWICDILDDASNTAVAERVKAQVLALCARFPVYG; encoded by the coding sequence ATGTTGAAGAAAGCGATGAATATTGCGGATTACGATCCAGAACTATTTAAAGCCATTGAAGATGAAACTTGTCGTCAAGAAGAACACATTGAATTGATTGCATCTGAAAACTATACCAGTCCACGTGTGATGGAAGCGCAAGGTTCTCAGTTAACCAACAAGTATGCTGAAGGTTATCCAGGTAAGCGTTACTATGGTGGGTGCGAATACGTTGATGTCGTTGAAACATTAGCGATAGAACGCGCAAAAGAATTATTCGGTGCCACTTACGCTAATGTGCAGCCTCACTCAGGCTCGCAAGCAAACAGCGCAGTGTTTATGGCGTTGTTACAGCCAGGTGATACTGTTTTAGGGATGAACCTTGCTCATGGTGGTCATTTGACCCACGGTTCACCTGTTAATTTTTCTGGCAAGTTATACAACATTATTCCTTACGGTATCGATGAAGCTGGCAAAATTGACTATGACGAAATGGAGCGTTTAGCCATTGAGCATAAGCCTAAGATGATGATTGGTGGTTTCTCGGCGTTTTCAGGTATTGTTGACTGGGCTAAAATGCGTGAGATTGCTGACAAAATTGGTGCTTACCTGTTTGTTGATATGGCCCACGTTGCAGGCTTAATTGCTGCTGGTGTTTACCCAACGCCAGTACCTCATGCTCACGTCGTTACCTCAACGACCCATAAAACATTAGCGGGCCCACGTGGCGGAATTATTATTTCTGCTGCCGATGATGAAGACTTATATAAGAAGTTAAACTCAGCGGTATTCCCGGGTGGTCAGGGTGGTCCTTTAATGCATGTCATCGCAGGTAAAGCGGTAGCATTTAAAGAGGCATTAGAGCCAGAATTTAAAGTATATCAACAACAAGTTGTTAAAAATGCTAAAGCCATGGTTGAAGTGTTTTTAGCCCGCGGTTATAAAATCGTTTCTGGCGGTACTGAAAACCATTTAATGTTGGTTGATTTAATTGGCCGTGATTTAACGGGTAAAGAAGCCGATGCCGCATTAGGCAGCGCAAACATTACTGTTAACAAAAACTCTGTGCCAAACGATCCTCGCTCACCGTTTGTGACCTCTGGTGTTCGTATTGGTACCCCTGCGATTACTCGTCGTGGCTTTAAAGAAGCTGAAGCGAAAGAGTTAACCGGTTGGATTTGCGATATTCTTGATGATGCCTCTAATACTGCAGTGGCTGAGCGAGTAAAAGCCCAAGTGTTGGCATTATGTGCTCGATTCCCTGTCTACGGTTAA
- the nrdR gene encoding transcriptional regulator NrdR, with amino-acid sequence MHCPFCSATDTKVIDSRLVADGHQVRRRRECTECHERFTTFEGAELVMPRVIKRDGTRQPFDEEKLRGGMLRAVEKRPVSIDEIEQALTKIKSTLRATGEREVDSEMIGNLMMEQLMTLDKVAYIRFASVYRAFEDVSQFGEAIAKLQK; translated from the coding sequence ATGCATTGCCCTTTTTGTAGCGCGACCGATACCAAAGTTATAGATTCTCGATTAGTGGCTGATGGTCACCAAGTACGTCGTCGCCGGGAATGTACCGAATGCCATGAGCGTTTCACCACGTTTGAAGGTGCAGAGTTAGTGATGCCCAGAGTCATCAAGCGTGATGGCACCAGGCAACCCTTTGATGAAGAAAAGCTGCGCGGCGGTATGTTGCGTGCAGTTGAAAAACGTCCGGTATCCATTGATGAAATTGAACAAGCATTGACTAAAATCAAATCAACGCTACGCGCAACAGGTGAACGCGAAGTGGATTCTGAAATGATTGGTAATCTTATGATGGAACAGTTGATGACCCTTGATAAGGTGGCTTATATCCGTTTTGCCTCTGTTTATAGGGCATTTGAAGATGTATCACAATTTGGTGAAGCTATTGCTAAGCTGCAAAAGTAA
- the ribD gene encoding bifunctional diaminohydroxyphosphoribosylaminopyrimidine deaminase/5-amino-6-(5-phosphoribosylamino)uracil reductase RibD, which yields MSNWSTFDTQMMSRAIGLAEKGRYTTRPNPCVGCVIVYQNKIIGEGYHQRAGQGHAEVNALKMVHDNGLSAEGATAYVTLEPCSHYGRTPPCALGLINAKVARVVVAVTDANPEVSGRGITLLREAGVEVDVGLLSEQAYDLNLGFMKRMKTGLPWITVKIAASLDGKTALSNGVSKWITGSAARADVQKYRASHCVLITGIETILVDDPSLNVRYEALGELTTRHTKDEIFQPLRVVLDSRARLTPAQQLFSINSPILLVSGCEYPANSKTAFPQHVSFLQLECDSSGRIPLLALLTYLGQQANSVLIEAGATLAGAFVAQGLADDIILYQAPKLLGSHGRNMLQLPDYSAMEQTPSLQLIDERNVGQDKRYILRYNQPY from the coding sequence ATGTCTAACTGGTCTACCTTTGACACCCAAATGATGAGCCGTGCTATAGGGCTTGCTGAAAAAGGTCGTTATACCACTAGGCCGAACCCTTGTGTCGGTTGTGTCATTGTTTATCAGAATAAGATTATTGGTGAGGGTTATCATCAACGTGCGGGCCAAGGGCATGCCGAAGTTAATGCGCTGAAAATGGTGCATGATAATGGCTTGTCTGCTGAAGGTGCTACCGCGTATGTCACTCTTGAACCTTGTAGCCATTATGGCCGCACACCACCTTGTGCTTTAGGCTTAATTAACGCCAAAGTTGCCAGAGTTGTGGTCGCAGTGACTGATGCCAATCCTGAAGTGTCTGGCCGCGGGATTACCCTATTACGTGAGGCTGGTGTTGAGGTTGATGTTGGATTGCTCAGCGAGCAGGCCTATGACCTTAACCTGGGTTTTATGAAACGGATGAAAACTGGGCTTCCTTGGATAACCGTGAAAATAGCCGCCAGCTTAGACGGTAAAACAGCCCTATCTAATGGGGTGTCTAAGTGGATTACCGGCAGTGCAGCAAGAGCTGATGTGCAAAAATACCGTGCCAGTCACTGCGTATTAATCACCGGTATTGAAACCATTCTTGTCGATGACCCTAGCCTTAATGTGCGCTATGAGGCGCTAGGTGAGTTAACCACTCGTCATACAAAAGATGAAATCTTTCAGCCCTTAAGAGTGGTACTGGATAGCCGCGCAAGATTAACCCCTGCACAACAGTTATTTTCGATTAACAGCCCTATATTACTGGTTTCTGGCTGTGAATATCCTGCCAACAGCAAAACTGCATTTCCGCAACACGTGTCTTTTTTACAATTAGAATGTGACTCGTCAGGTAGAATCCCTTTGTTAGCTTTGCTAACGTATTTAGGTCAACAGGCTAATTCTGTATTAATTGAAGCGGGCGCGACCCTAGCGGGTGCGTTTGTCGCTCAAGGCCTTGCTGATGATATTATACTTTATCAAGCACCTAAACTATTAGGCAGCCATGGACGTAATATGTTGCAGTTACCTGATTACAGTGCAATGGAGCAAACGCCGTCACTGCAATTAATTGATGAACGCAACGTTGGACAAGATAAGCGTTATATCCTCAGATATAATCAACCCTATTAA
- a CDS encoding riboflavin synthase — protein sequence MFTGIIEALGTLRKIDRKGNDIRLTVASGKLDLTDVKLGDSIATNGVCLTVVERLGDGYVADISAETVVLTGFSDYQVGQKVNLEKAVTATTRLGGHMVSGHVDGIAKVEQCAYRGKSLEFWLSTPSQLSRYIAHKGSITIDGVSLTVNEVDGNRFRLTIVPHTAGETTLVHLKVGDSVNIEVDLIARYLERLMQPEASHTQPSSGVTMELLAKSGFLR from the coding sequence ATGTTTACTGGGATAATCGAAGCCCTTGGCACATTACGAAAAATTGATCGAAAAGGTAACGATATTCGCTTAACGGTTGCTAGCGGTAAGCTGGATCTAACCGATGTAAAGTTAGGTGATAGCATCGCAACTAACGGTGTGTGCTTAACGGTAGTTGAGAGGCTCGGTGATGGTTACGTTGCTGATATATCTGCTGAAACTGTCGTATTAACCGGTTTTAGTGATTATCAAGTTGGCCAAAAAGTGAACCTTGAAAAAGCCGTTACTGCGACCACAAGATTGGGCGGTCACATGGTTAGCGGCCATGTTGATGGCATTGCAAAAGTTGAGCAATGTGCTTACAGAGGTAAATCACTTGAATTTTGGCTATCGACACCTTCTCAATTAAGTCGCTACATTGCTCACAAAGGCTCTATCACTATTGATGGTGTAAGCTTAACTGTGAATGAAGTTGATGGAAATCGTTTTAGATTAACGATTGTGCCTCACACTGCGGGTGAAACCACGCTAGTGCATTTGAAAGTCGGTGATAGTGTCAATATTGAAGTGGATTTAATTGCCCGATATTTAGAGCGGTTAATGCAACCAGAAGCTAGCCATACACAGCCGTCATCGGGTGTGACCATGGAGTTACTCGCTAAATCAGGCTTTTTGCGTTAA
- the ribBA gene encoding bifunctional 3,4-dihydroxy-2-butanone-4-phosphate synthase/GTP cyclohydrolase II produces MALHSIEEIIEDIRQGKMVILMDDEDRENEGDLIMAADKVTPAAINFMATYGRGLICQTMTKERCQQLNLPLMVTNNNAQFSTNFTVSIEAATGVTTGISAHDRAVTVLAAVAKDAKAADLVQPGHIFPLMAQEGGVLIRAGHTEAGCDLARLAGCEPSGVIVEILNEDGTMARRPDLEIFSEKHGIKIGTIADLIEYRNTNETTVVREAQCKLPTRFGEFTMVTFRDTIDNQLHYALVKDEVKPNCLVRVHLQNTFNDLLHSERDQTRSWPLEKAMERIATEGGVLVLLANAEDSSQLLAKVKAFEAEDNGQSPAPAMWQGTSRRVGVGSQILSSLGVSTMRLLSSPKRYHSLSGFGLEVTDYIAE; encoded by the coding sequence ATGGCGCTACATAGCATAGAAGAAATCATTGAAGATATTCGTCAAGGTAAGATGGTTATCTTAATGGATGATGAAGACAGAGAGAATGAAGGTGATTTGATCATGGCTGCTGATAAAGTCACGCCAGCCGCAATCAACTTTATGGCAACGTATGGCCGCGGATTAATTTGCCAAACCATGACCAAAGAGCGTTGTCAGCAGTTAAATTTACCGTTAATGGTTACCAATAATAATGCCCAGTTCTCAACTAATTTTACCGTGTCCATTGAAGCTGCTACCGGTGTCACCACTGGTATTTCGGCTCATGATCGTGCGGTGACAGTGCTAGCTGCTGTAGCCAAAGATGCCAAAGCGGCTGATTTAGTACAGCCGGGGCATATTTTTCCGTTGATGGCACAAGAGGGCGGAGTATTAATTCGCGCTGGTCACACAGAAGCTGGTTGTGATTTAGCTCGCTTAGCTGGCTGTGAGCCTTCTGGTGTGATTGTGGAAATTTTAAATGAAGATGGCACCATGGCGCGCCGTCCAGATTTAGAAATTTTCAGTGAAAAGCACGGCATTAAAATTGGCACTATTGCCGATTTAATTGAATACCGTAATACGAATGAAACCACGGTTGTACGCGAAGCTCAGTGTAAATTACCGACTCGTTTTGGTGAGTTTACTATGGTGACCTTCAGAGATACTATCGATAATCAATTACACTATGCCTTGGTTAAAGATGAAGTGAAGCCTAATTGTTTAGTGCGTGTACATTTACAAAATACCTTTAATGATTTACTGCACTCTGAGCGCGATCAAACGCGCAGTTGGCCATTAGAAAAAGCCATGGAGCGCATTGCAACAGAAGGTGGAGTATTAGTGTTACTGGCTAACGCTGAAGATTCAAGCCAGTTATTGGCCAAGGTTAAAGCGTTTGAGGCTGAAGATAACGGTCAGTCACCTGCGCCAGCAATGTGGCAAGGAACATCTCGTCGCGTTGGCGTTGGCTCACAAATTCTATCGAGTTTAGGTGTCAGTACTATGCGTTTACTCAGTTCTCCAAAGCGTTACCATTCATTGTCTGGTTTCGGTTTAGAAGTGACAGATTATATAGCTGAATAA
- the ribH gene encoding 6,7-dimethyl-8-ribityllumazine synthase, whose amino-acid sequence MNVVQGNIEAKNAKVAIVISRFNSFLVESLLDGAIDTLKRFGQVSDDNITVVRVPGAVELPLAAKRVAASGKFDGIIALGAVIRGGTPHFDFVAGECNKGLAQVSLEYDLPVAFGVLTTDTIEQAIERSGTKAGNKGGEAALSLLEMVNVLQQLEQQL is encoded by the coding sequence ATGAACGTAGTTCAAGGTAATATCGAAGCGAAAAATGCCAAAGTGGCGATCGTAATATCGCGATTCAATAGCTTTTTAGTTGAAAGTCTGCTTGATGGTGCAATAGACACATTAAAGCGTTTCGGCCAGGTCAGCGACGACAACATTACTGTTGTTCGTGTACCTGGTGCAGTTGAATTGCCTCTTGCTGCAAAACGCGTTGCTGCAAGTGGAAAGTTTGACGGAATCATAGCATTAGGCGCTGTCATTCGTGGCGGTACTCCTCATTTTGATTTTGTTGCTGGTGAATGTAACAAAGGTCTTGCACAAGTTTCATTAGAGTATGATCTTCCTGTTGCATTTGGTGTGTTAACTACTGATACCATTGAGCAAGCTATTGAGCGCTCAGGTACTAAAGCAGGCAACAAAGGTGGCGAAGCCGCCCTTAGCTTGCTTGAAATGGTTAATGTACTGCAACAATTAGAACAACAGCTGTAA
- the nusB gene encoding transcription antitermination factor NusB, whose amino-acid sequence MKPSERRKARRLAVQAIYSWQLSKNKVADVEHEFLTEQNTDGVDVAYFRELLTGVATKTSQIDELIKPHLDRKFEEVSPVEKAIVRLATYELTFRKDVPFKVAINEGIELAKAFGAEDSHKFVNGLLDKLVKHK is encoded by the coding sequence ATGAAACCTTCAGAGCGCCGTAAGGCCCGCCGTCTAGCCGTTCAAGCCATTTATTCATGGCAGTTAAGTAAAAACAAAGTTGCTGACGTAGAACATGAGTTTTTAACTGAACAGAACACTGATGGTGTTGATGTGGCTTATTTTCGTGAGCTATTAACCGGTGTGGCGACAAAAACATCACAGATAGATGAGCTGATAAAGCCACATCTAGATCGTAAATTTGAAGAAGTGTCACCAGTAGAAAAAGCCATTGTGCGCTTGGCAACTTACGAGTTGACCTTTCGCAAAGATGTGCCGTTTAAAGTGGCGATTAACGAAGGTATCGAGTTAGCGAAAGCGTTTGGTGCTGAAGATAGTCACAAATTTGTCAACGGCTTGCTTGATAAGTTAGTGAAGCATAAGTAA
- the thiL gene encoding thiamine-phosphate kinase — MKEFQLIEHYFRNKGQQRRDVELSIGDDCALVNPTGNKSLAISCDTLVENVHFFADIPAHALGYKSLAVNLSDLAAMGAEPAWFTLALTLPNVDQPWLAHFSEGLFEIAEYYGIALIGGDTTRGPRSISITINGQVPKGTALTRSGAKIGDWIYVTGTLGDSALGLDILRGVKTVNTEDKEYLINRHYYPTPRVLAGQAMRTLATSAIDLSDGLMSDIGHVLSASKVGAIIDVNQIPLSKSIKANLSREDALSYALTGGEDYELLFTVPESQRGAIDTALIHAGAKFVKIGQICAGDKLKFVDDGIAFTPVSRSFEHF, encoded by the coding sequence GTGAAAGAATTCCAACTCATCGAACATTACTTCCGCAATAAAGGTCAACAAAGACGCGATGTTGAGTTAAGCATTGGCGATGACTGTGCGTTAGTGAATCCTACAGGCAACAAATCGTTAGCGATTTCTTGTGATACTCTTGTTGAAAATGTCCATTTCTTTGCAGACATTCCAGCTCATGCTTTAGGTTATAAATCGCTAGCGGTTAATCTCTCCGATCTTGCTGCAATGGGTGCAGAGCCTGCCTGGTTTACTTTAGCGTTGACCTTGCCTAATGTTGACCAGCCTTGGTTAGCACATTTCAGTGAAGGCCTTTTTGAGATTGCTGAATATTATGGTATTGCATTAATTGGTGGTGATACCACTCGTGGCCCACGCAGTATTAGCATTACCATTAACGGTCAAGTCCCTAAAGGTACAGCTTTAACCCGTTCAGGGGCTAAAATAGGTGACTGGATTTATGTTACAGGTACATTAGGCGACTCTGCCTTAGGTTTAGATATTCTCAGAGGTGTTAAAACCGTTAATACTGAAGATAAAGAATACCTGATTAATCGTCATTATTACCCAACCCCTCGAGTGTTGGCTGGTCAAGCAATGCGCACATTAGCCACAAGTGCTATCGATTTATCTGATGGATTAATGTCTGATATTGGTCATGTATTATCAGCATCTAAAGTGGGTGCTATCATCGATGTTAATCAAATTCCCTTGTCAAAATCAATCAAAGCCAATCTCAGTCGTGAAGATGCGTTAAGTTATGCGCTTACTGGTGGCGAAGATTACGAATTACTTTTTACTGTGCCTGAGTCGCAACGTGGCGCTATTGATACTGCGTTAATTCATGCGGGAGCTAAATTTGTCAAAATAGGTCAGATTTGTGCTGGCGACAAACTAAAGTTCGTTGACGATGGTATTGCTTTTACTCCGGTATCCCGTAGTTTTGAACACTTCTAA
- a CDS encoding phosphatidylglycerophosphatase A family protein: MKLFTQDKFVKKLSLANPVHFLALGFGSGKAAKAPGTFGTLAAVPLVLLMQQLSLTHYLIITCISMLAGFYICGKAAQDMGVHDHGAIVWDEVVGLMITMIAAPLGFMWLALGFVLFRFFDIVKPWPIRWLDAKVHGGFGIMIDDVLAGVFSLIGVQLAVYYL; encoded by the coding sequence ATGAAACTATTTACCCAAGATAAATTTGTTAAAAAGCTATCACTAGCAAACCCAGTGCACTTTTTGGCGTTAGGTTTTGGCAGTGGTAAAGCCGCTAAAGCACCGGGCACCTTTGGCACCTTAGCTGCCGTGCCCTTAGTGCTATTAATGCAGCAGTTAAGCTTAACCCATTACCTCATCATTACCTGTATTAGTATGCTCGCTGGTTTTTATATTTGTGGTAAGGCCGCTCAAGATATGGGCGTGCATGATCATGGTGCGATTGTGTGGGATGAAGTCGTCGGCCTAATGATCACCATGATTGCCGCGCCTTTAGGTTTTATGTGGTTAGCACTTGGTTTTGTACTGTTTCGCTTTTTTGATATTGTTAAACCATGGCCTATCCGTTGGCTTGATGCCAAAGTGCATGGTGGTTTTGGGATTATGATTGATGATGTATTAGCAGGAGTCTTTTCGTTAATAGGTGTACAACTAGCGGTCTATTATCTATAA
- the recN gene encoding DNA repair protein RecN, with protein MLCQLSINNFAIVRFLELDFKAGMTSITGETGAGKSIAIDALGLCLGNRADANTVRPGASKTEVSARFTLHDVPLAKRWLEDSDLDAEDECILRRTINSDGRSRAYINGNPVPVTQLKAIGQLLIGIHGQHAHHAMLKSEHQLNLLDHYANHKLLLDSVSASYQRCKQVENELKYLEQAQHERISRQQLLQYQVEELNEFNLGLEEFDEIEQEHKRLANGTDLIERCQAGLHLLTESDEGNIESLLNKVAAIADTLQGYDESLAPISSMISDALIQVQESASEIESYLSSLELDPEHFAYLEKRLSTAMQLARKHHVSADKLAVHHQELMSELAELAGDETKLDEIRQQLETNKNNYLTNAQKLSQSRSRYAKELDKLVTQSIHDLNMPKGKFTIQINHNPDNISVNGCDSIEFMVTTNPGQPLQPISKVASGGELSRIGLGIQVITAKKVATPTLIFDEVDVGISGPTASVVGRMLRSLGESTQVLCVTHLPQVAGNGHQHMFVNKFNKGGNTETTMQTLDKDQRVNELARLLGGDVITENTLANARELLQ; from the coding sequence ATGCTTTGCCAACTCAGCATCAATAATTTTGCTATCGTGCGTTTTTTAGAACTCGACTTTAAAGCCGGTATGACAAGCATCACCGGAGAAACAGGTGCTGGTAAATCGATTGCTATCGATGCGCTTGGATTATGTCTTGGTAATCGTGCTGATGCCAATACTGTCAGACCGGGCGCCAGCAAAACCGAAGTCAGTGCCCGATTTACACTTCATGACGTGCCTTTAGCTAAGCGTTGGCTTGAAGATAGCGATCTCGATGCTGAAGATGAGTGTATATTGCGCCGAACCATTAACAGTGATGGCCGTTCAAGAGCCTACATTAATGGTAACCCAGTTCCGGTTACACAATTAAAAGCCATTGGTCAGTTATTGATAGGTATTCACGGCCAACATGCCCATCACGCCATGCTCAAAAGTGAACATCAATTAAACTTACTCGATCACTATGCCAACCATAAACTACTACTCGACAGCGTTAGTGCTAGTTATCAACGCTGTAAACAAGTAGAAAACGAACTAAAGTATCTTGAGCAAGCTCAACATGAGCGTATTTCGCGTCAACAGTTACTCCAATATCAAGTAGAAGAACTTAATGAGTTCAATTTAGGCTTAGAAGAGTTTGATGAGATTGAGCAAGAACATAAGCGCTTAGCCAATGGCACAGATTTAATTGAGCGCTGCCAAGCAGGTTTACATTTACTGACTGAAAGTGACGAAGGCAATATAGAATCATTGCTCAATAAAGTAGCGGCTATCGCTGACACGCTTCAAGGCTATGATGAATCACTTGCCCCAATCAGCTCAATGATCAGTGATGCATTAATCCAAGTACAAGAAAGTGCCAGTGAAATTGAAAGTTACTTAAGCAGTTTAGAACTGGATCCAGAACACTTTGCCTATTTAGAGAAACGCCTCTCAACCGCAATGCAATTGGCGCGTAAGCATCATGTTAGTGCTGATAAGCTGGCGGTACATCATCAGGAACTGATGTCTGAATTGGCCGAACTTGCAGGCGATGAAACCAAACTAGATGAAATAAGGCAACAACTTGAAACTAATAAAAATAATTATTTAACTAATGCACAAAAACTCAGCCAGAGCCGCAGCCGTTATGCCAAAGAACTAGATAAATTAGTCACCCAGTCTATTCATGATCTCAATATGCCTAAAGGTAAATTTACCATTCAAATTAATCATAATCCGGACAACATTTCAGTTAATGGCTGCGATAGTATTGAATTTATGGTGACCACAAATCCAGGGCAACCATTACAACCTATTTCTAAAGTTGCCTCTGGCGGTGAGTTATCGCGTATTGGATTGGGAATTCAAGTCATCACAGCTAAAAAAGTCGCCACTCCAACATTGATATTTGATGAAGTTGATGTGGGTATTTCAGGCCCTACAGCCTCTGTCGTCGGTCGCATGTTACGTAGCCTTGGTGAGTCGACTCAAGTGTTATGTGTCACCCATTTACCACAAGTTGCGGGTAATGGTCATCAACACATGTTTGTGAATAAATTTAATAAGGGTGGTAATACTGAAACGACCATGCAGACCTTAGATAAAGATCAGCGGGTGAATGAACTTGCACGCTTATTAGGTGGTGATGTGATAACCGAAAATACTTTAGCTAACGCCCGTGAATTGCTGCAATAA
- a CDS encoding AEC family transporter has product MSSILTPLIAVFIIMLLGSVVQKLRFLPADTDLILNQFVYYIAFPAILLIVLAETRIEDIIQWGFIGGFSLAMIITYALVIGVSLWCKPKQQAVAAMRALNATFGNTAFIGIPLLSLLFPDHKMALVAAAIASLLSVFMFAFALVSIELASRDKQSTDHAMVIMANALYKNPIVLGSLIGISLSALHITLPESLALVLHQVGNTSSPCALFAIGMVLAKALRHQSFAKMFSLGLIAELSLINLLKLIIQPFIAFGLLKLFGVEHDLLTMGVLLAALPTAASVYLLADRYQINANGSAQGILYGTLITFISLPIIEALLKHIA; this is encoded by the coding sequence ATGTCCAGTATTCTTACCCCGCTAATCGCTGTATTTATTATTATGTTGCTCGGCAGTGTTGTGCAAAAATTGAGATTTTTGCCAGCAGATACCGACCTCATCCTCAATCAATTTGTGTACTACATTGCTTTCCCAGCAATTTTACTGATTGTATTAGCTGAAACACGCATTGAAGACATTATTCAATGGGGCTTTATTGGTGGCTTTAGCTTGGCAATGATCATTACCTACGCATTGGTAATAGGTGTGTCATTATGGTGTAAGCCTAAGCAACAAGCTGTTGCTGCCATGCGCGCCTTAAATGCTACTTTTGGTAATACAGCATTTATTGGTATTCCATTGTTGAGCCTATTATTCCCTGACCACAAAATGGCTTTAGTGGCCGCAGCCATTGCCAGCTTACTGTCAGTATTCATGTTCGCCTTTGCTTTAGTTTCTATTGAGCTGGCCAGCCGCGATAAACAGTCAACAGACCATGCCATGGTCATCATGGCAAATGCGTTGTATAAAAACCCAATTGTGCTCGGCAGTCTTATTGGTATCAGCCTATCTGCGTTGCATATCACCTTACCCGAGAGTCTGGCATTAGTACTGCACCAAGTGGGCAATACCTCCAGTCCTTGTGCCTTATTTGCTATCGGAATGGTACTTGCTAAAGCATTACGACATCAATCTTTTGCAAAAATGTTCAGTCTTGGCTTAATTGCAGAGCTGAGTCTAATCAACTTACTCAAGTTAATTATTCAACCCTTTATTGCCTTTGGGTTACTCAAACTCTTCGGTGTTGAACACGATCTACTCACTATGGGAGTGCTTTTAGCCGCCTTACCAACTGCAGCAAGTGTTTACCTATTAGCTGACAGATACCAAATAAATGCCAATGGTAGTGCCCAAGGCATTTTATATGGCACATTAATCACTTTTATCAGTTTGCCTATAATAGAAGCACTTTTAAAACACATTGCTTAA
- a CDS encoding DUF3319 domain-containing protein: MKKIFYQGFTFTNSDGKTDNWTLAIGNQVRVGSLFELRRQVHFFTELGILPPPKVSQASLSLKVKK; the protein is encoded by the coding sequence ATGAAGAAAATTTTTTATCAAGGTTTCACTTTCACAAATTCCGACGGTAAAACGGATAATTGGACCTTAGCCATTGGCAATCAGGTGCGAGTAGGCTCGTTATTTGAATTAAGACGACAAGTACACTTTTTTACTGAACTTGGAATATTGCCTCCACCGAAAGTATCTCAGGCAAGTTTAAGCCTAAAAGTAAAAAAATAA
- a CDS encoding YjaG family protein, with translation MTSKSGFFKRLKALSLPQKQLFALALCQRMLPNYQLFSEVCQFGEPQVLSTALELLWQSQYDKKLKFNIDVHLQRLDENTPDPSNFEAYGAYPAMDAAVAIATLMGAIDGKIEEDITNISKLSSSTVANYIEAISEESLMDEELDEFVFSHPVMEEEKELQGLLLDIIEANPDINSELVKGLRKDIIEAGVSNIGISL, from the coding sequence ATGACCAGTAAATCCGGTTTTTTTAAACGCCTAAAAGCATTATCGTTACCTCAAAAGCAACTTTTTGCTTTAGCACTGTGCCAACGAATGCTGCCTAACTACCAACTTTTTTCCGAAGTATGTCAATTTGGCGAACCGCAGGTGCTTAGCACTGCATTGGAGTTATTATGGCAAAGCCAATATGACAAAAAGCTAAAATTCAATATTGATGTGCATTTACAACGCCTTGATGAAAACACTCCTGATCCTAGCAATTTTGAAGCCTATGGCGCTTATCCTGCCATGGATGCTGCAGTGGCTATTGCCACTCTAATGGGTGCAATAGATGGAAAAATTGAAGAAGATATTACTAACATTAGTAAATTATCATCAAGTACTGTGGCCAATTATATTGAAGCCATTAGTGAAGAGTCATTAATGGATGAAGAGCTCGATGAATTTGTATTTTCACATCCTGTAATGGAAGAAGAAAAAGAATTACAAGGTCTGTTACTCGACATAATCGAAGCCAATCCAGATATAAACAGTGAATTGGTTAAAGGTTTACGTAAAGATATCATCGAAGCTGGCGTGTCTAATATTGGCATTAGTCTCTAA